The Heyndrickxia vini genome contains a region encoding:
- a CDS encoding type III pantothenate kinase: MLFVLDVGNTNIVLGVYDKDDLKYHWRVETNRHKTEDEYAMIIRSLFQHVGIEFKDINGIIISTVVPPIMYTLERMCNKYFHVKPLVVGPGIKTGLDIKYENPREVGADRIVNAVAGINEYGSPLIIVDFGTATTFCYINEHSQYMGGAISPGIGISAEALYSRAAKLPRIEIAKTEEIIGKNTVAAMQAGLVYGYVGQVEGIVNRMKANSKKEPIVVATGGHANLIASESKAIDIVDSFLTLKGLRLIYKRNMND, translated from the coding sequence ATGTTATTCGTATTAGACGTTGGAAATACAAATATTGTATTAGGTGTATATGATAAAGATGATTTAAAGTATCATTGGCGCGTTGAAACTAACCGCCATAAAACAGAAGACGAATATGCAATGATTATCCGGTCGCTATTCCAGCATGTTGGAATAGAATTTAAAGATATAAATGGAATAATTATTTCAACCGTTGTTCCACCAATTATGTATACATTAGAAAGAATGTGTAATAAGTATTTTCATGTAAAACCTTTAGTAGTTGGACCGGGAATTAAAACGGGCTTAGATATAAAGTATGAAAATCCTCGTGAGGTCGGTGCAGATAGAATTGTTAATGCTGTGGCAGGGATTAATGAATATGGCAGTCCCCTTATTATTGTTGATTTTGGCACTGCGACAACCTTTTGTTATATAAATGAACATAGCCAGTATATGGGGGGAGCAATCTCTCCTGGCATTGGAATATCAGCTGAAGCTTTATATTCAAGAGCGGCAAAACTACCAAGAATAGAAATTGCAAAGACGGAAGAAATAATCGGCAAAAATACTGTTGCTGCGATGCAAGCTGGTCTTGTATATGGCTATGTCGGACAAGTTGAAGGTATTGTTAACCGTATGAAAGCAAACAGTAAAAAGGAGCCGATTGTCGTAGCAACTGGGGGCCATGCAAATTTAATAGCTAGTGAATCTAAGGCCATTGATATTGTAGATTCATTTTTAACTTTAAAAGGCTTGCGGCTAATTTATAAAAGAAATATGAATGATTGA
- the hslO gene encoding Hsp33 family molecular chaperone HslO, with amino-acid sequence MGDYLVKALAYNNQVRAYAVTSTETVGEAVRRHYTWPTASAALGRSMTAGVMMGAMLKGEEKLTIKIEGNGPVGPILVDSNSKGEVRGYVTNPQVHFDLNEKGKLDVRRAVGSEGTLTVVKDLGLRENFSGQVPIVSGELGEDFTYYFATSEQTPSSVGVGVLVNPDNSILASGGFIIQLLPGTDDRVIDEIEKRLQSTEPISKLIQKGLKPEEILENILGEDNVKVVETMPVQFKCNCSKERFGAAIISLGKDEIQDMIVEDGKAEAQCHFCNEKYLFSKEELEELLDEAN; translated from the coding sequence ATGGGTGATTATTTAGTAAAGGCTTTAGCGTATAATAATCAAGTTCGTGCTTATGCGGTAACAAGTACAGAAACAGTCGGAGAGGCTGTTCGAAGACATTACACATGGCCGACAGCATCTGCTGCATTAGGACGCTCAATGACAGCGGGTGTGATGATGGGCGCAATGTTAAAAGGGGAAGAAAAACTTACTATCAAAATTGAAGGTAACGGTCCGGTTGGCCCGATTCTTGTTGATAGTAATTCAAAAGGTGAAGTGCGTGGCTATGTTACAAATCCCCAAGTTCACTTTGATTTGAATGAAAAAGGTAAATTGGATGTGCGAAGGGCTGTAGGCTCCGAGGGAACATTAACAGTTGTTAAGGATTTAGGTTTAAGGGAAAACTTCTCGGGGCAAGTTCCTATCGTATCTGGTGAACTTGGCGAGGATTTTACTTATTATTTTGCTACATCCGAACAAACTCCGTCATCCGTAGGTGTAGGAGTACTTGTAAATCCTGATAATTCGATTCTTGCATCTGGTGGATTTATTATTCAATTACTACCTGGAACAGACGATCGTGTCATTGATGAAATCGAAAAAAGACTTCAATCAACAGAACCGATTTCAAAATTAATCCAAAAGGGGTTGAAACCAGAAGAAATTTTAGAGAATATACTAGGGGAAGACAATGTAAAAGTTGTTGAAACGATGCCAGTACAATTTAAATGCAATTGTTCAAAAGAACGTTTTGGCGCAGCTATTATTAGCTTAGGAAAAGATGAAATTCAGGATATGATTGTTGAAGATGGAAAAGCCGAAGCTCAATGCCATTTTTGTAATGAAAAGTACTTATTTTCCAAAGAGGAATTAGAAGAACTCCTAGACGAAGCGAATTAA